A window of Phaseolus vulgaris cultivar G19833 chromosome 4, P. vulgaris v2.0, whole genome shotgun sequence genomic DNA:
tgAAAATGTAATTTCACTAATAATGTTTGTTGGATCCTCATAATACATGAACTTCAGTAAAGAGTGAAAATATAGTTTATtctttaactaatatttttgaaaaaattgcaGTTGGAACATGGAATTTCTATCTAAAACTATGGTAATAGAAAGATTAACTTTCATGGTAGGTCTTAAACCAtgattaaatgttttaattacaTGATTTTTGAAATTTAGTCAAGAGATATATTAGACTAATCTGAATTGGAATAaaatttttcatataaaacTTTATAATAAGACACCATAAAACTaaaaatctttaattttaaaattaaatatgtttttcgttttcctattataatacaaaattattttttgtttcctttttaaACTTTAGATCATCCTTTACAAAAATGAACATTAGTTTACAAtcaataataacaaattttgaaattaaaaaagaaaaaaaattaaaaatcatttcacataaaaaaaaaatcatttcacaTACAAAAACTTATTCTAATTATTTTCATACTACACACATCTGGatgatttaaaatttgaactagGAACGAAAACCAATTCCGCATTATAATACATGAACGAAAAACTTATTTAACCcttagttttattattatttgaaatacTCTTAAGCTCTATtgtaatttaatatttgaaGTGGACAAATTCTTTTCCATCAAGATGTTACTAACATAAAATGTTTATTGattttattgataattaaataaatatatatatatatatatatatatatatatatatatataacttggTTAGTTGCAAAAACTTTTTGTGCTGAGTCAATATCTAACTCCACATACATAGCAAAAAATTATAGACAACACTAACAACCCAGTTTCTTGAATTGAACAAAATATTGGTCCTACTATAGGTTTCTCTATCAACATTGTTTGACCAcaaaaagttgtttttattagctAATGTTACTTCAATATATAGAACAAATGTTCACCTATAAAAATTAGCAATTGAAATAGCCATGATGTCAAACAATGGTTATTAGGTATATAACATGCACTTCCTAAACTAGTTTAATATGTCATTACTTCACTGATAAGAATTTGCATCAAGAAAATGTTTTGGAAGCAATAAATTGTGTTAGCTTATTCTCTTGCATATAAGTTTttctattcaatttttttaaggtGGTAGATAAATTGCAAtagtaaagaaaaatatttcagAGAACAATGTTTCCAATGTCAAATGTTCCTCCAATTCAGATTATATCCTACCAATCTGCATTGGCACAAAAACTAAGAATCAACAATAGCCTTCACATAAAGTGGATAAAAGAAACAACattcagttttatttttcatataagtTGAAGTTGAGTATAGAGCACACTACAACTACATAAGAAAAAATCATTCAAATTTCAATCTTCAAAGttaacttgttttattttttcacaaTAACATTCAGTTTCCTGCATTAGCATATGAAAAAAAACAATGGTAATGCAAATCAAACTTACCAAAGGTCTAAGTTGTTTATCTGATTGGTCTAAACCTCTACCTATCACTATACTCATACTCTTGATGAAACTTGATCTACTAAATTTGATCTTATAAATCAAGTGATAGGTGAAAGATAACATTTACATGATGTTttccagaagaagaaaaaactgtCATCTAGGACCTAGCACCCTGTACTCATACTGAAAGATTGAGCAAAGTGGAAAGACTTGACTCCTATGTTGAATCCAACACTCCCATCTACATGATCATATGGTTTTCTGCAGCCCGGACACCGGCCGTCTGATTCGAGGATCTTTTTGTGACAAAATAGGCAGAGATGAAATCCACAAGAACAAGGAAGAAAACTTGAGTCTGTCATGTCAAAATCCTCATAACATATGGGACACTGAGGAGGTTGTGACATTATTGTTTGCCATGCACAAGGTACAGTTTTGTGGTTACCATGCCAGTTTGAGTTTAACAGAGAACTATGTTGCTTTGAGAGGTTTGGCAAACACTGAGGACGAAGAGCATCGTCAGGTTTCCAGGCTCGACGGCTTGGATGTGATTCAGGAACTCCTGATTTGAACTCTGGTTTTGAGAAATCTTCTCTGAGATTCTTGGCAGCCTCTTGAACTGGAGAAGACTCTGAAACCACAGAACACAGATTATCATTTGCATATAAAGCATCAGCAACAACCTCCCAGTCATCAAGGCATTCATCCACTTCTTTGTCACTGACATTCCCTGAGAAACAAGCACTcatgctgctgctgctgctgctactACTTCCGGAGAAATCACTCCCTGACTCATCAAGATCAAAACTATTTTGAATGGAGTTATTTATAATGGATCCTGAATAATTACCCTGGATGCAAGAACCTTCAATATCCTCTCCTCTTTTCCTCCCATTTTCCTTTGATGATGATCTATTCTCCTCACTGGCAATGTTCTTAGATGAAGGACAATGATCAACCCTTCCATTTGAGTCAACATCACTTCCTTTTTTGACTAACACAAAACAATGTAACAGTAACAGACAAACAATAAAATTTAGTAACTTTCAGTTTCAAACAATTGATTAATTATTGTTTCTACCTTCttttaagttaaaatataaTACAATGAACATTCTTACACCCCTTTGATGAATAAAATTCAGTCTTGTGTAATTAGAGAAAAATACTGTAGCTTTACTTTGTTTTTAGATTTTACATACTCATACTCATAGTGAAATACGAAACATGGTCACATGATGCTTCACTTCAACCAGCCCTGCCAAAACTAATCATGCCAAGCTATGAAGATCCTCTCAGTTTGAAGGCTACAATTTAAAAGTGCATACAAAGAAGATTTATATTATCCGTGtgtaattacatttaaaaaattgtaaccTTGAAGGTTGATATGGCAAGAAAGTTGATGGAAATGAAATATAACACTATCCATGTATCTTCACCTCACAAGTTAAGCTACATGGTAGCAAAATGCAGGAAAAGTTTGTATAATTTCATGGAACCTCTATAAAAAATGGAACATGTCTAAGTCTTATTAAAAGTACTTTGGTGatatttttaaacaattcaGGACATTTGCACACAACTACAAAAGTCTTATCCCACTAGgtgaatttttctttttgtatcaAATCTTAATTGCATGTTTTTATTAAAgttggaagagaaaaaaaaggtaCTTTCCAAACTTATCCCAAGTGTTACGTTGAGTTCCAAGGGTTTGGAAATTGGAACAGATTATGAAACCATAGATGGAACCAATAAAGTAAAGACCAAAGAGGCAGCAAGCAAAACAGACAAAGGATGTCATTTGAGGAGAATTAACAGAAAGAAAGGAATCTCCAAATTGATTCTATCTGTATAAAATTGTTTAGACATTCAGCATTCATGGTTTGGTAAAAAGGGAAAAAACCAATGCTGTAGAATTCAATATCAATGATGGACTAATGAAGAACATGAAAACATCATATATTAGATGAACAATTTACAGGTGAAAATGAAGATCATAGAGGTACCTCGAGAGAGCCATTGTTCACGCCGAACATCAAGCTTGATTTGCTTCAGTTTCGCGGACCCATTTGTCTGAACAATCACAGTGCCATAAACCAAcaaaaaatggaaataaaacaaaaaatcacaaaaccatgataaaaaaatgaaaatttcaaaagcagaaaaagaaagaaaaattgcTACCCTTTGATACCATTTGTCTGAACATTCACAACGCAAAAAGCCAATGCAATGGGAAAAttaaatttttccaaaaccatcataaaaaaagatttttttccCCAAAAACTAGAAAAAATGAATGAATTAATTGCTACCCTTTTGATACCCAACAAAAAGAGAATGCAATGCAATGTATTATGTCTCAATGCCTTCATgggttaaaaaaaaatcacatcttTAACCCAACAggttaaaaaatattaggtgAGAAAATAGTTTGAAGAAAGAGATTGAAAAAATATAGAGAAATGGGATAGTCAGAGAGGAATGAAGGTTACCCTTTTCTTCTTGGTGGAGAGAGATGGATCTGATATGGAAGCAGAAGCCATTGAAATGAATGAGATAGATTGTGATAAAAGGAAGGAGAGagcgagagagagagagagagagagagagagagagagggagaaaAGGTGAGGAAGATAGGGAGGGAGTGGAAGTTACAAAGTGATGGTTTGATATTTTCAATTCCTGTGTTTGCAACAACGTGGCTGAGTTATTACCATAACCTCCATATAACATAACATTACAACTTTGGTAGTAACAAAAACATTAGAACTTTgttcttgttaaaaaaaaaacagtacaaCTTTGATTTTGTGCTGTTTAAGGTTCTTTTGGGCAAAATTTAGCAACTAAGTTCCTATTTGACAATAGGTAATCAGATGACAGATAATTTAGTTGATAAACAGATAATATACTCTTGATAGAAGCTGATCTTATAACTATAAATTAATAGTGGATAAATTAGCTGATTGAAATTTAGaaatatgataattaaatattgtttttttttatccaatatCAGCCTATTCTAATCAATAACCAAgtgtaataattataataatgtaAAATCTTTCcgtcactatttttttttaagtgtcaaCATTTTGTGTAATTGGGATCTACTGTTTTTAGCTAAACCAAATATCTATATTTAAGTTCCAAATGAtaattatctataaaaaaaaatattgtgagACCCTTAAAAATTAAGTAGTTCTTCCTCCAAAGAGCAatagaaataattaattttcttaaatttttaaaataatattatcagtGTACCAAACTTATCCTGATTATTAAGGTTTAAAAttctttttcattatttatttttttaagacacGCATATTCATACTACTTAATAGtggtaaataaaatttaatgtttGAAAGAAATAGTGAAATATCTTCTAAAAGAGTCgagtttttttctaaattatattttaatgaagttatatttttaaagtatGTATTGTGAAATTCTGATTCAAAAAATTACGATATAGATAAAATTAGTGGTCACCGTAAAAAGTAGTGATTCGTTTCACTTGCTATTGAACGTGATAAATTTTTAATGAATATttacattaataaattaatcttaaataaattttattttcaatatttaatattcttttataaaattaagtacttaataaattaaatattttaatttaattatttgtttttatctgTCTGCATCAATTCTATTGTTTATGTTCGGTTACCAATACTGGTTACAGACGACATTGTTCTCAGTTACAAATAAACCTATTGATTTGATAtagtaaagaaaataaaataaagaataaaaaatttaaaagcattatcatgataaaataattatattttcttcatACAGATAACAAATAATTCGTGTTTGATTTTTGTCTTTCCACAGTATTTTCTATAGATACCATAAAATCTTGTTAAAGACTcacttcaaattttaaaaacgACAAGGCCAACTACAAAGGTTTGATTGAAAGGTGTTGGTCTCCATTTTGTAGTCTTGTCCAAGACAAAATGTCACAATTTTATTCTCCAACAATGAAGAATTGGTGTTAGAAAACAAAAGTACAAACACATTTTGAGGCTAACATAgcaaaacaacaagaacaagaaCATGAAAAAGAGAAGAGTATGAAGTATAAAGGTAGGGCCAAGTAAGTGTTGCAACTAATGAACAATTTGGTAAACAAATATTCTACAGATATATAGCAAACTATTTACAAAGGAGGGCACATGCATGAGACCTCATAAACATATTACACATCTCATCGATATTCCCCTTCCTCACTTACATGTGAAAATTCAAGTACCTATGATGACAACAGATAAAATTGTGAACCCAAAGGGTTCCTAGGTTGCTTCACCCAGACTCTTATAAACATCAAATTATGTGTCTCCTCAGCTGTTTTTCAATGGAGATGTTAGAGAGCAAATATTCATGAAGATATAAATTATGAGCATGCCAACAATTTGCGGAATCTTTCCTCTCTATCCCTACGAAACTGGGAGGTTCTGGTCCCTGCCGGCGTTCGTCTCTTCTTTCTCGGCCGGAAGAAGAAATCTTGTGTGTCAAGAACATAAGAAATCTGCAGATGAAAATTGCCAATAAGCAAAAACAAAACATTGTTCTAACCATTGGTttcaaagaaattacaaagcaGAAGAAAAAATTCAATAGCCTTGTCAATGTGTGGTGCTTTGAGTGCCACACTAGACACACAACATTCTTAAATCCACACCATTGTTTTTATAATTGCAGCACAACCACACTGCAACACTAACTACAGTTTAAATCCTTGGTGAAAGAAAGAGGGCATATCTATATCATTATCAAGAGAGAGAAGATGACAATAAATGAGGAAAGATTATGTCCATGACATTGTAATATAGCAGTAATCTGCAAAAAcggaaaaagaaaaaagcatTAAAAGGCAGCATACCTTGGATGAGTTGCAAGCTATCTTGCATTCCAATCCATTAATTACTTTAACACCTTCCATGGCAGAGCATATAGCAGAAAGCTCATCTAAGTTTCCATATTTGCGTTTGTTTCTGCATATATCAAAATAAGAAGCAGAAACTGTTACCTAGTTGAAAAGGTAGGCAATATTTCCATGTCGCCTAAAGATTACTCATGCTTACATAACAAATACCACAATTATCATTACATAAAAGATAAAAGTACTAAACCAAAAAGATTAATCTTGGTGAATCTGTACCTGTGCAGTATGATGCCATGGGGTTCCTTTTTGCCGGGAAAGACAGACAGAAAATCATTGTGCAGATAAAAGGAGAAATTCGGATCAATAGAAACGGCAAACAATTCAGGCTTTTCATTCATATTGTCCATAAACTGGATGGATAATCGTGAGGGGCTAGAGGACTGCAATAAGATGACAAAGGAAATTAATATTAACCTCAAGAACTCAAGCTCCTGTTAACAAAGCTGACTTTTTTTTGGTTTTAGACTTGGGCACAAGGACCTACACATTGTATCCGATATATATTATCCTCATGAAGGATGACATGAGCATTTGCATGATATACAGAATCATTTAACTTCCCAGGCTTCCGAGACTTTtcatattcatataattggaGAAGCTTACTGTCCACATCATCTGTTGCGACAGTTTGAAGCTGCAGAAAAGGGAAATTACCTTCAAAGGGGAACAAGTCAAAAGCAAGTAGAAAATAAGATAAGGCAATATACCTGTCTAACCAATTTGTATATTAACTTGTCCAAGGTGAATAACACGTATGACTGGTTCCCGATAATTGCTCGGCATTCATcttcaaactttgcattttcaGCAGATCCATCAAGCAAGTTGTACAATGCATTCATAAATCTAAGAGTACAAACAATTAGCCAGTGAACACTCATTTGGGGGGTGGGGGGCTGATACTTCAAATAGGTTGTGAAAATTTACCTTGAATAAGGATCTGGTAAACTAGCATCTTTTGTTTTCCATTTTATTTCTGCATTCATTGAATTTGTTTTCGCCGATAAGATCCTCTCGTAAAGAGTCTGCCAAGTTCAAAAAGAGCTTATGACATCCACCAAGGAAGATATTTCAACATCAAACACCAGAAAAAAGCATTATCCTTACTTGATGAAGTCTAAAAAGCACATAGAAGTCGTCATTTCCATAGAACACCCTTGAGTCCTTCATTTCTTCAACAAATGAAACTGCTGATACATGCTTTGTGAGAGGTTTCACAGATGAAAGGAACCTCTCTGACAATGGCAAAGATGTGCCATCTCCCCCAGCTTGTGCATCACCAATCCCCTCAGCTTCACCTTCACTCTCAGCCTTACCATCAACATCATCTTGTTCTATGTCTTCCTCCTCTTCATGATCTTCCCGAAAGCATTCATCACCAGCAGATTCACTGCCTGAGACATCTTCACCAGCTTCAGAAACATTTTCACTATCCTCATCGTCAGCATCTGCATCATTGTCACCTCCAGCCTCAGGACAACATTCATCCTCTCCATTTCTAGACTGATATTTCCTTCTTTCAGTGTTGTGTTTTGATTTAGCCATTGACTGCACATTTGAATCTCCATAGGCAACAAAGTTATCCTCCTCTGAGTCACCATTTGGTGATAATTCtccctcttccttttcaattTTGCAAGGTCCAGCAGATTCATCATGAGTTTTAACTTTACTGCTCTCACTTAAAACACCATTGGCCACAGGAACAGGAGTTGCCATGTCAGATCCctgaaatacaaaaataaacagAGAGACATACATAATCaattagagaaaaataaaataaaaatcccTTGGTTTCAGAAAAGGTAGAAAGAAAAtgggaaaaaaagaaagagaaagcaAATATATCAAAACTGATTAAGTGTTACTTCTAAAGCAAGCTAAATCTGCCTCAATTGAGAAGCCATACCTCCACCAATGGTACATTGACAACCTGAGACTTGGCTACAGAATCATCAACATCAGTAGGTCGTGAGGGAGTAAGGGCACGGGCTAGAAAAATAAACAAGTTTAGGATTCTTACAaccataacataaaataaaacagaaatgAAAAAGAATTGAATTGAGTTAAAACAGAATCGATTTTACAAGTCTGTATGCATACCTGGTGATACATCTAAGCTGGTTCTGTTCAGGCTGTTTTCTCCTCTAATTGCAATTGATACACTGTTTTTAGCTCCTTGATCATCAGAGGTAAATGGTTTGCTAAATCCGGATGCTTTATCATTGCATTCTACATTTTTCAGTCCCTTATCCATTAATGGATCATCTCTACAACCATGTTCACCACCAACAGATCCATTTTCTTTATCATTGGTTGCTATACTAGTCCGGTGAACATTCTTTGTTTCAGTTAGTCTACCATCAGCTTCATTCTTATCAGATTTTGGTAACCTTGAATTCATTGAAAGAGAGTCTCCATGAGGGCTTCTGTCACCTCCTATGCCTGGTACACCAAAATTGCGAACATTGTGCCCAGTTTTTCTATCCTCTGCCCTTTCTATTGCATGAGACTGGGAAGGAACACCAAGCATTGGCTCCAAGAAGGTACTCCAGAGCCTCATAATTTTATGTAACAACTCTTTACTTGAGAATAACTCCTCACATGAATAACGAACAAGTTTATACAGGTCTTCATGAATCCCAGCAGCATCAGAATATTCAAATTCCAGATGAGGAATTAGAGGCTGTTTATTTCCAGCCGCGATAGACTGAATAATATCATCTTCTTTCTGctgtttttctttaatttctttaatcTCAGCAACCAAGGCTGTATAATGTCAAACATAGAATCTTAGAACTGACTAAAAAGATAACACTGAAACACGCAATGATGtgtacatatttaaaaaaagcccgataagaataatttataacccatttatttaaaaactgTGAGATCTGCAACAACAAACATAACTGCTTGATATGCCTGGAGGTAATTAGATGTTTTCCAAGAAGTATATTCTCAGTATGATACAGCCATGGGCTACAGTTATACGCACTCTATGTATCTCTTACTTTCCCAGATTTAGTGTTTCTAATTTAACACAGTTTCAAAAAACATTAAGCAGAAGGCTCTATTCCAAGCCAAAGTTGAAGAGTAGATGATCTAAAAGTCCATTTTAGAATCCATTTTGCACTTCCTATATAAGCACTTAATCCATGGGTATGCCAACGGTTAGCTTCAAAAATATTGATCATTTATATACAGCAGTCAGTGTCACAATATTGGTCATTGTAGCCATAAGTGTAGGTAATTTGGATTTAAGAATTACAAGTACTTTTTGTCACGCATATGCCATAGGTAGCTCTAAAATATCTATTGTTCATACCCAGTACACACATTATGTCATGGCAGACTTCGTAGCTACAGAACCAACCATTGTATAGTCAGTGCTTGaactaaaatgtaaaaaattgcCTAACTGACCCATGTAACTTTTAATTCAAATTGTTAATTGTTCATGGAGCTCCTGGCAAGTCAAAATAATCAAATCCACACAAAATATAACAGAAAGAAAAGCAAataaacttacattttgtgCTCAAATTCTTTGAATCTTGCTGTTTGAAATAGAAGCTGCGGTGATCCAGTGATTTGTAGTGATTTTTAGCATAAATTTCAGCCCATACTTTATTGAAATCAGAACGGCACCTACTCCACTCCTCTTGCTTCTGCTTCAGTCGAGTCAATATTACAGGAAGGGCATGGGTTGGGTTTTTACGCAATATGTCTATAACGTCAAGACCATGATCACCATACAATCGTTCAATGCACCTTAAATTTAGAACTGCAAATCGTATCCTCAGACAAAATCAATTCATAAAGGTCTAATCATTGAAAAAtagtaattatatatatagataaattacaattttataatattttagattgaGGTTATTCTGACACATACCAGTAAAGTGCTCTTCAATACGGTTCATAGTCTCCACActgattttattttcattaatgtTATTATACAATTCCTCTGCTCGTTTAGCAGCTGAACTCACAGACTCTAATAACATGTCCAGCTCATATCTacattagaaataaaaaatttatcatcATCCCATGATTCATAGACATCTTTCACAAAATAATAACTCCAAAATGAACACTGCAACCAGGATGCAGGAGAGATAAcggaaacaaataaaatttgttgGATCCCGGGAAAGGAATATAAAAAACTAATGAGCTTAACCAAATTAAGAggtaaacaaaaacaaaaatctgCACAAGTTTTACCTGTCATCTTCACATCTGAACAAGCTTTCTTCATACTGATTTCTGCGCATATGTTTGAAAGAGTAATCCTCACTTCCAGAAGTCACAGATACCCAGTGGTCATTCAATATTTGAGCGCCAAGCTCAGATCTCTGACTGGCTGTAGGAATTGGATACTGCAAAAAAGTGAGGGGGGAAACTGAGTTATAGAACATAATACACAATCAACAAAgccaacaagaaaataaatcaaatagaAGTTATATACATCTGCAGGCAAAAGCCGGTAGCTGGGAGTACAACGTTTGCAGTCACTAAGGTCAAGTTCTTGAATGGATTTTCCCATGTATTTCTCCTTGTATCtttccttctctttagcccCATCCATATCACGCTTGTGCTCTCTGTCTTTGTCCTCCAACTTTGATGGTCTTGCTAAATGAACATCAGTAGATAGTGACTCTGAAATCAACATACTCgcaacatcaatattgaccatTAATATGTGGCAATAAACACCCCGCCCCCACTAAAATATTCAGGATAATTCATCATTTGCTTTCAAATCTGaatgttttcttaaaagaaGACAATGGTGATTCAGTTCTCctcaaaatatgaaaaaatgaaaaaaaaaatgcataaacATAAGGAGGATAagatatatttgtatattaacATACTTTTACTCATGACA
This region includes:
- the LOC137836838 gene encoding uncharacterized protein, coding for MASASISDPSLSTKKKRTNGSAKLKQIKLDVRREQWLSRVKKGSDVDSNGRVDHCPSSKNIASEENRSSSKENGRKRGEDIEGSCIQGNYSGSIINNSIQNSFDLDESGSDFSGSSSSSSSSMSACFSGNVSDKEVDECLDDWEVVADALYANDNLCSVVSESSPVQEAAKNLREDFSKPEFKSGVPESHPSRRAWKPDDALRPQCLPNLSKQHSSLLNSNWHGNHKTVPCAWQTIMSQPPQCPICYEDFDMTDSSFLPCSCGFHLCLFCHKKILESDGRCPGCRKPYDHVDGSVGFNIGVKSFHFAQSFSMSTGC
- the LOC137836842 gene encoding paired amphipathic helix protein Sin3-like 2 isoform X1, producing the protein MKRARDDIYSASASQFKRPFSSSRADSYGQNQVPGSGGGGGGGGSNGGGVGGGATTSQKLTTNDALSYLKEVKDMFQDQREKYDMFLEVMKDFKAQRTDTAGVIARVKELFKGHNNLIFGFNTFLPKGYEITLDEDEAPPKKTVEFEEAISFVNKIKKRFQSDEHVYKSFLDILNMYRKEHKDIGEVYSEVATLFKDHRDLLEEFTRFLPDTSAAPSTQHAPYSRNSLQRFNEWSSTAPMMRQMPPDKAQRYRRDRLPSHDHDMSAERPEMDDDKTMLNIHKERKRENRDRRMRDQEEREQDLDNSRDLNLQRFPDKKKSVKKAEGFGMASDFPSYEDKDTLKSMYSQAFSFCEKVKEKLSSSDDYQTFLKCLHIFSNGIIKRNDLQNLVTDLLGKHSDLMDEFNDFLERCENIDGFLAGVMSKKSLSTDVHLARPSKLEDKDREHKRDMDGAKEKERYKEKYMGKSIQELDLSDCKRCTPSYRLLPADYPIPTASQRSELGAQILNDHWVSVTSGSEDYSFKHMRRNQYEESLFRCEDDRYELDMLLESVSSAAKRAEELYNNINENKISVETMNRIEEHFTVLNLRCIERLYGDHGLDVIDILRKNPTHALPVILTRLKQKQEEWSRCRSDFNKVWAEIYAKNHYKSLDHRSFYFKQQDSKNLSTKSLVAEIKEIKEKQQKEDDIIQSIAAGNKQPLIPHLEFEYSDAAGIHEDLYKLVRYSCEELFSSKELLHKIMRLWSTFLEPMLGVPSQSHAIERAEDRKTGHNVRNFGVPGIGGDRSPHGDSLSMNSRLPKSDKNEADGRLTETKNVHRTSIATNDKENGSVGGEHGCRDDPLMDKGLKNVECNDKASGFSKPFTSDDQGAKNSVSIAIRGENSLNRTSLDVSPARALTPSRPTDVDDSVAKSQVVNVPLVEGSDMATPVPVANGVLSESSKVKTHDESAGPCKIEKEEGELSPNGDSEEDNFVAYGDSNVQSMAKSKHNTERRKYQSRNGEDECCPEAGGDNDADADDEDSENVSEAGEDVSGSESAGDECFREDHEEEEDIEQDDVDGKAESEGEAEGIGDAQAGGDGTSLPLSERFLSSVKPLTKHVSAVSFVEEMKDSRVFYGNDDFYVLFRLHQTLYERILSAKTNSMNAEIKWKTKDASLPDPYSRFMNALYNLLDGSAENAKFEDECRAIIGNQSYVLFTLDKLIYKLVRQLQTVATDDVDSKLLQLYEYEKSRKPGKLNDSVYHANAHVILHEDNIYRIQCSSSPSRLSIQFMDNMNEKPELFAVSIDPNFSFYLHNDFLSVFPGKKEPHGIILHRNKRKYGNLDELSAICSAMEGVKVINGLECKIACNSSKISYVLDTQDFFFRPRKKRRTPAGTRTSQFRRDREERFRKLLACS
- the LOC137836842 gene encoding paired amphipathic helix protein Sin3-like 2 isoform X2; protein product: MKRARDDIYSASASQFKRPFSSSRADSYGQNQVPGSGGGGGGGGSNGGGVGGGATTSQKLTTNDALSYLKEVKDMFQDQREKYDMFLEVMKDFKAQRTDTAGVIARVKELFKGHNNLIFGFNTFLPKGYEITLDEDEAPPKKTVEFEEAISFVNKIKKRFQSDEHVYKSFLDILNMYRKEHKDIGEVYSEVATLFKDHRDLLEEFTRFLPDTSAAPSTQHAPYSRNSLQRFNEWSSTAPMMRQMPPDKQRYRRDRLPSHDHDMSAERPEMDDDKTMLNIHKERKRENRDRRMRDQEEREQDLDNSRDLNLQRFPDKKKSVKKAEGFGMASDFPSYEDKDTLKSMYSQAFSFCEKVKEKLSSSDDYQTFLKCLHIFSNGIIKRNDLQNLVTDLLGKHSDLMDEFNDFLERCENIDGFLAGVMSKKSLSTDVHLARPSKLEDKDREHKRDMDGAKEKERYKEKYMGKSIQELDLSDCKRCTPSYRLLPADYPIPTASQRSELGAQILNDHWVSVTSGSEDYSFKHMRRNQYEESLFRCEDDRYELDMLLESVSSAAKRAEELYNNINENKISVETMNRIEEHFTVLNLRCIERLYGDHGLDVIDILRKNPTHALPVILTRLKQKQEEWSRCRSDFNKVWAEIYAKNHYKSLDHRSFYFKQQDSKNLSTKSLVAEIKEIKEKQQKEDDIIQSIAAGNKQPLIPHLEFEYSDAAGIHEDLYKLVRYSCEELFSSKELLHKIMRLWSTFLEPMLGVPSQSHAIERAEDRKTGHNVRNFGVPGIGGDRSPHGDSLSMNSRLPKSDKNEADGRLTETKNVHRTSIATNDKENGSVGGEHGCRDDPLMDKGLKNVECNDKASGFSKPFTSDDQGAKNSVSIAIRGENSLNRTSLDVSPARALTPSRPTDVDDSVAKSQVVNVPLVEGSDMATPVPVANGVLSESSKVKTHDESAGPCKIEKEEGELSPNGDSEEDNFVAYGDSNVQSMAKSKHNTERRKYQSRNGEDECCPEAGGDNDADADDEDSENVSEAGEDVSGSESAGDECFREDHEEEEDIEQDDVDGKAESEGEAEGIGDAQAGGDGTSLPLSERFLSSVKPLTKHVSAVSFVEEMKDSRVFYGNDDFYVLFRLHQTLYERILSAKTNSMNAEIKWKTKDASLPDPYSRFMNALYNLLDGSAENAKFEDECRAIIGNQSYVLFTLDKLIYKLVRQLQTVATDDVDSKLLQLYEYEKSRKPGKLNDSVYHANAHVILHEDNIYRIQCSSSPSRLSIQFMDNMNEKPELFAVSIDPNFSFYLHNDFLSVFPGKKEPHGIILHRNKRKYGNLDELSAICSAMEGVKVINGLECKIACNSSKISYVLDTQDFFFRPRKKRRTPAGTRTSQFRRDREERFRKLLACS